The genomic segment GAAGAACTCCCTTTCCCCACTCCTGGAGGTGCCCATCATTTCCTGTCTCCCACCCCATAGTCACTGAGAACCCCACGTGACTGTCTGAGGCAGATGTTTCCTGCCCTCAGGGGAATGCTGTGTCAGTCCCCAGGCAAGCCCAGGAGTTGACATTTCTCTGCCCAGCCATGGGCCCCAACCTGCTCTTGCTGCTGCTCCTGGGACTAGAAGGTAAGGTTCAGGAGGAGCTGCAGCTCCGGGCCCCATATGCTCAGCCCCATGCCCAGGAGTAAAGTGTTATTGTGAACGCCACACCCATACCAGCAGCTGGGCTGGGAGGTGCTCCCAGCTCCTGCCCACAATTCCcacctccttttcttccccagGTCAGGGCATAGTTGGCAGCCTCCCCGAGGTGCTGCAGGCACCTGTGGGAAGCTCCATTCTGGTGCAGTGCCACTACAGGCTCCAGGATGTCAAGGCTCAGAAGGTGTGGTGCCGGTTCTCGCCGGAGGGGTGCCAGCCCCTGGTGTCCTCAGCTGTGGATCGCAGAGCTCCAGCGGGCAGGCGTACGTTTCTCACAGACCTGGGTGGGGGTCTGCTGCAGGTGGAAATGGTTACCCTGCAGGAGGAGGATGCTGGCGAGTATGGCTGCATGGTGGATGGGGCCAGGGGGCCCCAGATTTTGCATAGAGTCTCTCTGAACATACTGCCCCCAGGTGAGTTATCCTAGGCCAGCTACCACCCCTTGGACctaccctccccacccccacctatTGCCAGGGCTCTTGGGTTCTTGAGGAGTGGGGGCCCCTGGGGAGGAGGCATTCGGAGGAGATATCCTCTTGACAGCTCTGCAGGGAGCGGAAACCAAACTGGGTGGGAAGTCTGAGATAAATCAGCTAAAAACCATCCCCTTCCCCCTTCCACACTAGTGTGCTTCCCAACAGGAAGGCGTGTCCTTCCCACCCCAGGGACTTGGTCTCTTCTTCCAGTATTTTCAACATACTTgatgctaatttattttttaattagaaatattttaaacaatgttgAATCTGAGTATATAAAAccagaattaatttttgtagcttTCAGTGTTTTATTCCTGTAATAGTGGGCTTGGCGGCTTAAGAATTATGGAATGCAtaccttatttaattttataagtcTTCACAGGGCATCTAGTATGTCTCACCTACAAGTGGGTACATTCAGTACCTGAACTACTTCAACTCCTTtcgttttaaaaatggaaaaagtgtCATTCATATTTTAAGCCAATATTCTTGACCCTATTTTCAGTATTAAAGACACTGTTTTTGCAGGTTTCATTCCCACAGCCCATAACTTTTCTAGTATACAagcatttattaaaagaaaattttaaaatattaaaaagttgggtttttttaaagaaagataggatgttctaaaaataaagttctgGAGGGAAAATGGTCAGCTACCTCAAGCACAGACAGCCACTCCTTTTCTTTTATGGAACTGGCCATTTTTTCACCTTTAGGTCTTCCTTTTCTCAAGTATTTTATGCCCAATCCCCAAATAAAATTAAGTAGAACATTTTCCCTtcccttgttttttgttttgtttcattttgttttgtttgagacagggtctcactctgttgcccaggctggactgcaatggcagtattggctcactgcaaccttggactcctgggttcaagtgattcttgtgtctcagcctcccgagtagctgggactacaggtgcccgccaccatgcccagctaatttttgtatttttagtggagacggggttttatcatgttggccaggctggtcttgaactcctgacctcaagtgatctgcccgccttggcctcccaaagtgctgggattacaggcatgagccaccgccccagccccttcccttgtttttttccctctaaatAAGAGGGTAGACTATGTTGTCATTAGAATCCTTCTCATCTCAAGCCCGTGGTTATTGtcttatattataaatatattgttaATCCTTGTCATTCTTTGCCCTCCTCATTCCTTGACACTTTGAGTTACTAAATTCAGGTTCTAACTCCCTAAAAGGCAAATTGTGACAAGAGGAGACTCCCTGGGAGGAGGGTCAGGGAGGCAGGGAGCTGGGCCCCCAACCTGCTGCTATGGGGCAGGTGCTGTGGAGAATGATGTTCAGGCAGGCAGGTGGCACATAGCATCCAGAGATGATGTGGCTTGCAGCTCAGGCGAGCATTTAGCTTCAGAGAAGGTGGTCAAAGGCAGCCTAATAGGCACCAGGAGGGCAGGACATGTGCCACAGCAGCCCCAGTTCCTGGTGTGGCATAGGAAG from the Macaca mulatta isolate MMU2019108-1 chromosome 4, T2T-MMU8v2.0, whole genome shotgun sequence genome contains:
- the TREML1 gene encoding trem-like transcript 1 protein isoform X1, which codes for MGPNLLLLLLLGLEGQGIVGSLPEVLQAPVGSSILVQCHYRLQDVKAQKVWCRFSPEGCQPLVSSAVDRRAPAGRRTFLTDLGGGLLQVEMVTLQEEDAGEYGCMVDGARGPQILHRVSLNILPPEDEEEIHKIGSLAENAFSDPAGSANPLEPSQDEKSIPLIWGAVLLVGLLVAAVVLFAVMAKRKKESLLSGPPCQ